A genomic stretch from Enterobacter oligotrophicus includes:
- a CDS encoding LysR family transcriptional regulator, translating to MSFQIKFHQIRAFVEVARQGSIRGASRTLNLSQPALTKSIKELEEGMAAQLFVRRSKGVALTECGEGFYQRARLILEELRAAQDDIRQQQGQLAGQINIGMGASVSRTLMPAVITRFHAQHPQVNVRIMEGQLVSMINELRQGELDFTINTYYQGPYDHEFTFEKLFEKPFAVFCREGHPAIGTTSINDLLHYNWTMPTPRGSYYKQLEDVFSHLSQVPRIGIVCETFSSCISLVAQSDFLSILPQELGCDPLLAHRLVMLPVVESLPKAAYYLIQRRDSRQTPLAESLITQFRREARKLISQ from the coding sequence ATGTCATTTCAGATTAAATTTCATCAGATTCGCGCCTTTGTGGAAGTGGCTCGCCAGGGCAGTATTCGCGGTGCCAGCAGGACGCTTAATCTCTCGCAACCCGCATTGACCAAATCGATCAAAGAGCTGGAAGAGGGAATGGCGGCGCAGCTTTTCGTGCGCAGGAGTAAGGGCGTCGCATTGACAGAATGCGGTGAAGGGTTTTATCAGCGCGCCAGACTGATTCTGGAGGAGCTGCGTGCCGCGCAGGATGATATCCGCCAGCAGCAGGGGCAGCTGGCCGGGCAAATCAATATCGGGATGGGAGCCAGTGTTTCGCGCACGTTAATGCCCGCAGTGATTACGCGCTTTCATGCTCAGCATCCGCAGGTCAACGTGCGGATTATGGAAGGGCAACTGGTATCGATGATTAATGAATTACGTCAGGGCGAGCTGGATTTCACCATTAATACCTATTATCAGGGACCTTACGACCACGAATTTACCTTTGAAAAACTGTTTGAAAAGCCCTTTGCGGTATTTTGTCGGGAGGGACATCCGGCCATTGGGACAACATCCATTAATGACCTTTTACATTATAACTGGACCATGCCCACGCCGCGGGGGAGTTATTATAAGCAATTAGAAGATGTGTTTAGCCATCTTTCACAAGTACCGCGAATTGGGATCGTCTGTGAAACTTTCTCCTCCTGTATAAGCCTGGTTGCGCAAAGCGATTTCTTGAGTATTCTGCCGCAGGAGCTTGGCTGTGATCCGCTTCTGGCCCACCGTCTGGTGATGCTCCCTGTCGTCGAATCGCTGCCTAAAGCAGCTTATTATTTAATTCAGCGTCGTGATTCCCGGCAGACGCCACTGGCTGAATCATTAATAACGCAATTCAGAAGAGAAGCGCGAAAATTAATTTCACAATAA
- the smrA gene encoding DNA endonuclease SmrA: protein MNPDDKSLFLDAMEDVQPLKRCTDIHWQQSRNTRTRQDIDTEQLDNFLTLGFLELLPLEEPLAFQREGVQQGVIDKLRSGKYSRQASLNLLRQPAERCRQMLYAFIRQASRDGLRNLIIIHGKGREQNSHPNVVRSYLARWLTEFEEVQAFCVALPHHGGSGACYVSLRKSDEAKQENWERHAKRSR from the coding sequence ATGAACCCTGACGACAAATCACTTTTTCTTGACGCCATGGAAGATGTCCAGCCCCTGAAACGTTGCACGGATATCCACTGGCAGCAAAGTCGTAATACCCGGACCCGCCAGGACATCGATACCGAACAGCTCGACAACTTTCTGACCCTGGGTTTCCTGGAGTTATTGCCGCTTGAAGAGCCGCTGGCGTTCCAGCGCGAAGGCGTTCAGCAGGGCGTTATTGATAAGCTACGTTCCGGTAAATATTCCCGTCAGGCGAGCTTAAACCTGTTGCGACAGCCCGCCGAACGCTGTCGCCAGATGCTGTACGCCTTTATCCGTCAGGCCAGTCGTGACGGGTTACGAAACCTGATCATTATTCACGGGAAAGGGCGCGAGCAGAATTCGCATCCTAATGTCGTGCGCAGCTATCTGGCACGCTGGTTAACCGAGTTCGAAGAAGTGCAGGCGTTCTGTGTGGCGCTGCCGCATCACGGCGGCAGCGGGGCTTGCTATGTTTCACTGCGAAAATCCGACGAAGCGAAACAGGAGAACTGGGAACGGCACGCCAAGCGCAGCCGTTGA
- the tcp gene encoding methyl-accepting chemotaxis citrate transducer gives MLKNLHVITGIIFALTIFCLLQVVTGGLFYSAVNNDRHNFQNSGVLNAQQESLSDSVNTLVKTRVTITRVAIRYLKNQRDPASLAAINTLLGTASESLTKAEAYNKDWQKMPQVNGQNAALTEEMQKSWNQMHEVMRLSIEYLRADNYQAYGDLDAQQAQDDMEAVYNRWRAENNTLLKAAAEENQSSFTQMQWTLAAIFLAVIAVLVVIWQGLQYLLLKPLKTIMNHIRTIAGGDLTQNVDISGRNEMGQLAAGLHEMQLSLVSTVSAVRGSTDAIYTGAGEIAAGSNDLSARTEQQAASLEETAASMEELTATVKQNSDNARQATLLAKNASETAARGGRVVDNVVRTMTEIADSSQQIAHITGVIDSIAFQTNILALNAAVEAARAGEQGRGFAVVAGEVRTLASRSAQAAKEIKGLIENSVSRVSTGSEQVSEAGATMKEIVAAVTRVTDIMGEISSASDEQSRGIEQVSLAVSQMDSVTQQNAALVQQSATAAAALEDQSEQLRQAVAAFRLNVQENAAPRPKNTKTPQLLRPATVSASGDNNWETF, from the coding sequence ATGCTGAAAAATCTGCACGTGATTACCGGTATTATCTTTGCTCTCACCATATTCTGTCTGCTGCAAGTTGTCACGGGAGGGTTGTTCTACTCCGCCGTTAACAACGATCGCCATAATTTCCAGAACTCCGGCGTTCTGAATGCCCAGCAGGAAAGCCTGAGCGACAGCGTCAATACACTGGTCAAAACACGCGTTACCATCACACGCGTGGCGATCCGCTACCTGAAAAACCAGCGCGATCCTGCCTCCCTGGCTGCTATCAACACGCTGCTGGGTACGGCCAGTGAGTCCCTGACTAAAGCCGAAGCCTATAACAAAGACTGGCAGAAAATGCCGCAGGTTAACGGCCAAAACGCGGCATTAACCGAGGAGATGCAGAAATCCTGGAATCAGATGCATGAAGTGATGCGTCTGTCGATTGAGTATCTGCGTGCAGACAATTATCAGGCGTATGGCGACCTGGATGCCCAGCAGGCGCAGGATGATATGGAAGCGGTCTACAACCGCTGGCGCGCCGAAAACAACACGTTACTTAAAGCTGCCGCCGAAGAAAATCAGAGCAGCTTTACCCAGATGCAGTGGACGCTGGCAGCCATTTTCCTGGCCGTTATCGCCGTACTGGTGGTGATCTGGCAGGGTTTACAATACCTGCTGTTAAAACCGCTCAAAACCATTATGAACCACATCCGTACCATCGCGGGGGGCGATCTCACGCAAAATGTCGATATCTCTGGCCGCAATGAAATGGGCCAGCTGGCAGCCGGTCTTCATGAGATGCAGCTGTCGCTGGTGAGCACGGTCAGCGCTGTGCGCGGTAGCACTGACGCCATCTACACTGGCGCAGGCGAAATTGCAGCCGGAAGCAATGACCTCTCCGCCCGTACCGAGCAGCAGGCCGCCTCGCTGGAGGAGACCGCCGCCAGCATGGAAGAGCTGACCGCAACGGTTAAGCAGAACTCCGATAACGCCCGACAGGCCACGCTGCTGGCAAAAAATGCCTCTGAAACCGCCGCGCGCGGTGGTCGCGTGGTCGATAACGTTGTTCGCACTATGACCGAAATTGCCGACAGTTCACAGCAAATTGCGCATATTACCGGCGTGATTGACAGCATCGCGTTCCAGACCAACATCCTGGCGCTCAACGCGGCGGTGGAAGCAGCGCGTGCCGGGGAGCAAGGGCGCGGCTTTGCGGTCGTGGCAGGTGAAGTCCGTACTCTGGCCAGCCGCAGTGCGCAGGCCGCGAAAGAGATCAAAGGGCTTATCGAGAACTCCGTCAGCCGGGTAAGTACCGGTTCTGAGCAGGTGAGCGAGGCAGGAGCAACCATGAAGGAGATTGTTGCCGCCGTCACCCGCGTGACCGATATTATGGGCGAGATTTCCTCGGCGTCCGATGAACAGAGCCGGGGTATTGAACAGGTAAGCCTGGCCGTGTCGCAGATGGACAGCGTGACGCAGCAAAACGCCGCGCTAGTGCAACAATCCGCTACGGCCGCTGCCGCACTGGAAGATCAGTCAGAACAGCTGCGTCAGGCCGTGGCGGCATTCCGCCTGAACGTGCAGGAAAACGCCGCCCCGCGCCCGAAAAATACAAAAACACCGCAGCTGTTGCGCCCGGCCACGGTCAGTGCGTCAGGCGACAATAACTGGGAAACGTTCTAA
- a CDS encoding aldo/keto reductase family oxidoreductase: MSSTDKSGTYALGTRTVKRLGYGAMQLAGPGVFGPPKDKEAALAVLREAVASGVNHIDTSDFYGPHVTNQLIREALHPYRDDLTIVTKIGARRGDDASWLPAFSPQELTQAVHDNLRNLALDVLDVVNLRIMFSTHGPAEGSIAEPLTTLAELQQQGLVRHIGLSNVTAAQVAEAQKIVSVVCVQNMYNIVNRGDDALVDSLAQQGIAYVPFFPLGGFTPLQSSGLQAVADSLGATAMQVALAWLLQRSPNILLIPGTSSVAHLRQNLAAADLVLPPDALATLNSLVD, translated from the coding sequence ATGAGTAGCACTGATAAAAGCGGAACATATGCCTTAGGAACTCGAACTGTTAAGCGGCTCGGCTATGGTGCGATGCAGCTTGCCGGGCCTGGGGTTTTCGGCCCGCCGAAGGATAAAGAGGCGGCGCTGGCGGTGCTCCGCGAGGCGGTGGCGTCGGGCGTTAATCACATTGATACCAGTGATTTTTACGGCCCACATGTCACCAATCAGCTTATTCGCGAGGCACTTCATCCGTATCGGGACGATTTGACTATTGTGACCAAGATTGGTGCCCGGCGTGGCGATGATGCTTCCTGGCTACCCGCCTTTTCGCCGCAAGAGCTGACGCAGGCGGTGCATGACAACCTGCGTAATCTGGCGCTGGATGTGCTGGACGTGGTCAATTTGCGGATCATGTTTAGTACGCACGGCCCGGCAGAAGGATCGATTGCAGAGCCGCTGACGACGCTCGCGGAGCTGCAGCAGCAGGGGCTGGTCCGCCATATCGGGCTGAGCAACGTAACCGCTGCTCAGGTCGCGGAAGCGCAGAAGATCGTGTCCGTTGTTTGCGTACAGAACATGTACAACATTGTGAATCGCGGCGATGACGCGCTGGTTGATTCGCTTGCGCAGCAGGGGATTGCGTATGTGCCGTTCTTCCCGCTGGGCGGGTTTACACCGCTACAATCTTCCGGACTGCAGGCGGTTGCAGATTCGCTGGGCGCAACGGCAATGCAGGTCGCGCTGGCATGGCTGCTGCAGCGTTCGCCGAATATTCTGCTGATCCCCGGCACATCATCCGTGGCGCATCTGCGGCAAAACCTGGCTGCGGCAGATCTGGTGTTGCCACCTGACGCGCTTGCTACGCTGAATTCGCTGGTAGATTAA
- a CDS encoding M24 family metallopeptidase translates to MDFKTVKLQAIPAPQGFPDVPPVPLSDATIQTRKDKLLIGMKAEGFDALIIYADKEHGSNFEYLTGFIPRFEEGLLVLKKSGEAAVILGNENLKMAAHSRIPVALKHSPYFSLPNQPMDNEKPLEALFHELGLQNLARIGLVGWKMFTATHADNKQFFDLPCFIVDAIRNSVSAGAVIENAAHLFIGGDKGARITNNANEIAHYEYGANLASTCMLNAMNAVEPGIREAELGHYLTAEGQYNTVVTIAAAGQRFEKANLYPTYKPLQRGQPLSMTTGFKGGLSSRTGFIIADESELPTTQKDYLNRVAKPYFAAIVTWLENIHIGMKGGEIYSLIENVLPKEKYGWHLNPGHLSADEEWMSSPIFKHSTQTLKSGMILQIDIIPSVKGYTGTSAEESIALADRELQAEIRRAWPELWARIETRKRYIVDVLNVKLSDDVIPLSSTVAYLRPFLLAKDKAFTC, encoded by the coding sequence ATGGATTTTAAGACAGTGAAGTTGCAGGCCATACCCGCGCCACAGGGATTTCCGGATGTGCCGCCCGTGCCGCTCTCGGATGCCACCATTCAGACACGTAAAGACAAACTTCTTATAGGCATGAAGGCTGAAGGGTTTGACGCGCTGATTATTTATGCCGACAAAGAGCACGGCAGCAATTTCGAATATCTGACCGGTTTTATTCCTCGTTTTGAAGAGGGACTGCTGGTTCTGAAGAAGAGCGGGGAGGCGGCCGTTATTCTCGGCAATGAAAATCTCAAAATGGCGGCGCATTCGCGCATTCCGGTGGCGCTGAAGCATAGCCCTTATTTCTCATTGCCCAATCAGCCAATGGATAACGAAAAACCACTGGAAGCGTTATTCCATGAACTGGGTCTGCAAAACCTGGCGCGCATTGGGTTAGTGGGCTGGAAAATGTTTACCGCGACCCACGCAGATAATAAGCAGTTCTTTGATTTACCCTGTTTTATTGTTGATGCCATCAGAAACAGTGTTTCTGCCGGTGCGGTCATTGAAAACGCCGCGCATCTTTTTATTGGCGGAGATAAGGGCGCGCGTATCACTAATAACGCCAACGAAATCGCGCACTACGAGTATGGCGCAAACCTCGCCTCGACCTGCATGCTGAACGCCATGAATGCCGTTGAGCCAGGTATTCGCGAGGCAGAGTTAGGCCATTATCTTACGGCGGAAGGCCAGTACAATACGGTCGTGACCATCGCGGCAGCCGGGCAACGCTTTGAAAAAGCGAATCTTTATCCGACATACAAGCCATTGCAACGAGGTCAACCGCTTTCCATGACTACCGGTTTTAAAGGCGGATTATCCAGCCGTACCGGGTTCATCATTGCCGACGAAAGTGAGCTGCCGACAACGCAGAAAGATTATCTCAATCGTGTAGCAAAACCTTATTTCGCTGCCATCGTGACGTGGCTTGAAAATATCCACATCGGCATGAAAGGTGGCGAAATATATTCACTTATTGAGAATGTTCTTCCTAAAGAGAAATACGGCTGGCATCTGAATCCGGGCCATCTCAGCGCCGACGAAGAGTGGATGTCATCCCCCATTTTTAAACACTCTACACAAACGCTAAAAAGCGGCATGATCCTGCAGATCGATATTATTCCGTCCGTGAAGGGATATACGGGCACCAGCGCTGAGGAGAGTATTGCCCTGGCGGATCGTGAACTTCAGGCTGAGATCCGGCGTGCCTGGCCTGAACTTTGGGCGCGCATCGAAACCCGTAAGCGGTATATCGTTGACGTGCTTAACGTTAAACTGAGTGACGACGTCATTCCGCTATCCAGTACGGTCGCCTATTTACGGCCTTTCTTGCTTGCGAAGGATAAAGCGTTTACCTGCTGA
- the umuD gene encoding translesion error-prone DNA polymerase V autoproteolytic subunit — MSTLFSYHPRQYVELPLFVERVACGFPSPAQDYIEDRLDLNRLAVRHPSATYFVKVSGDSMIGAGIGDGDLLVVDRSLDAGHGDIVVAAVAGEFTVKELQTRPVLRLVPHNARYQPITFQSEEELQIFGVVTHTLKTHKHVRAG; from the coding sequence ATGAGCACTCTCTTTTCTTATCACCCCCGGCAATACGTTGAATTACCGCTGTTTGTCGAGCGCGTTGCCTGTGGCTTTCCAAGCCCGGCGCAGGATTATATTGAAGATCGTCTCGATCTTAACCGGCTGGCGGTAAGGCATCCCAGCGCGACGTACTTTGTGAAGGTCAGCGGGGATTCCATGATCGGGGCAGGGATTGGCGACGGCGACCTGCTGGTGGTCGATCGTTCACTGGACGCCGGGCATGGCGATATCGTTGTGGCAGCCGTGGCCGGAGAATTTACGGTGAAAGAGCTACAAACCCGTCCGGTGCTGAGGCTGGTTCCGCACAATGCCCGCTATCAGCCTATTACGTTTCAGTCTGAAGAAGAGTTGCAGATCTTCGGTGTCGTCACCCATACGCTCAAAACGCATAAACATGTTCGCGCTGGTTGA
- the umuC gene encoding translesion error-prone DNA polymerase V subunit UmuC — protein MFALVDVNSFYASCETVFRPDLKGKPIVVVSNNDGCIISLSKEAKQFGIKMGEPYFKFKEKGYPSRVYVFSSNYALYADLSSRVMQTLTDLAPAIEIYSIDEAFVNVSGINNCMPLQAFGQQMRNQVFKNTGLHVGVGIAPTKTLAKLANHAAKKWRGTGGVVDLSDRERQRKLLAIVPVEEVWGVGRRITKKLNAMGIITALDLAKSSLWVIRKHFNVVLERTARELRGERCLELEEFSPTKQQIVCSRSFGYRITEYVEMHQAICAYAERAAEKLRGERQYCRLISVFLRTSPHADNEVYYGNQASAILLTPSNDTRDIVRAATSALERIWVDGYRYMKAGVMLADFFSSGVAQLNLFDDSRPRANSAALMEMIDSLNHSGRGKVWFAGQGIEKPWAMKREMLSPAYTTRYEELLVVR, from the coding sequence ATGTTCGCGCTGGTTGATGTCAATAGTTTCTACGCCTCCTGTGAGACGGTGTTTCGCCCCGATCTGAAAGGAAAGCCTATCGTCGTGGTGTCCAATAACGACGGCTGCATTATTTCACTTTCGAAGGAGGCAAAGCAGTTCGGCATAAAAATGGGTGAACCGTACTTTAAATTCAAGGAGAAGGGCTATCCTTCGCGGGTGTACGTCTTTAGTTCAAACTATGCGCTGTATGCCGATCTCAGCAGCCGCGTGATGCAGACGTTGACCGATCTCGCCCCGGCGATAGAGATCTACTCCATCGATGAGGCGTTTGTGAATGTCTCCGGCATCAATAACTGTATGCCGCTGCAAGCGTTTGGCCAGCAAATGCGTAATCAGGTGTTTAAAAACACCGGACTACACGTTGGCGTGGGGATTGCGCCAACGAAGACGCTGGCAAAACTGGCTAACCATGCGGCAAAAAAATGGCGAGGCACCGGCGGGGTGGTTGATCTCTCGGATCGCGAGCGGCAGCGAAAATTGCTGGCGATTGTTCCGGTGGAAGAGGTGTGGGGCGTCGGGCGACGCATCACGAAAAAACTTAACGCTATGGGAATAATCACCGCGCTGGACCTGGCAAAAAGCTCGTTGTGGGTGATCCGAAAGCATTTTAATGTCGTTCTGGAGCGCACGGCGCGCGAGCTTCGCGGTGAACGCTGTCTTGAACTGGAAGAGTTTAGCCCGACCAAACAGCAGATTGTCTGTAGCCGCTCTTTCGGATACCGCATTACGGAATACGTTGAGATGCATCAGGCCATTTGCGCTTACGCTGAACGCGCGGCGGAAAAGCTGCGCGGTGAGCGCCAGTATTGTCGTCTTATTAGCGTGTTTCTGCGCACCAGCCCGCACGCAGACAATGAAGTGTATTACGGCAACCAGGCCTCGGCGATCCTGCTGACGCCGTCAAATGATACGCGCGACATTGTGCGGGCCGCGACCAGCGCTCTGGAGCGTATATGGGTTGACGGATATCGCTATATGAAGGCAGGGGTGATGCTGGCGGATTTTTTCAGTAGTGGCGTTGCACAGCTCAACTTGTTTGATGACAGTCGTCCGCGCGCAAACAGTGCAGCTTTGATGGAGATGATCGACAGCCTGAATCACTCCGGGAGAGGGAAGGTGTGGTTTGCCGGGCAGGGGATTGAGAAACCCTGGGCGATGAAGCGCGAAATGCTGTCACCGGCGTATACGACGAGATATGAGGAGTTGTTGGTCGTGAGGTAG
- the fhuE gene encoding ferric-rhodotorulic acid/ferric-coprogen receptor FhuE, whose amino-acid sequence MLLNGRGNYGKTPARAMYKPFSFSLLALAMQAVMHPAQAAENKNEQEMVVYGEANASADQQQDYAVKTTRAGTKMLLAPRDVPQSVSVVTRQRIQDQNLQTVDEVLTNTTGISSQQFDSERSSYFSRGFEITNFAYDEIPTSMGDAWNFGDAEEDTAIYERIEVVRGATGLMTGAGDPGATVNMVRKRAGSKTFTGNVSASYGSWNKQRYVGDVSAPLNTDGSLRGRVVAGYQDQDSWLDRYGKRKKFLYGVVEADLTDHTTASLGWDYQQTNTANPTWGGLPSLYSNGTRTHYDRNVNTSANWTGYTVESRKVFANLTHNWDNGWSFRFNGTHGEQTFNDTLLYIMGNPDASTGEGASGWGSKDRGKRTVDSFDTYASGPFALLGRQHQLMAGASYSRQHNATFSKDGPMDSDQIGIFNNNWNGRVTEPEWGDWYLNSDDIVRQKSAYTAARFSLADPLSLIVGARYTQYSSDGSSGDMRKYNTTPYGGLVYDINDSLSAYASYTSIFAPQTKRTKDGAWLSPVTGKNYETGLKADWMDGRLTTNVALFRIEQENAAEAISGEFVNGSSEQAYRATKGAVSKGAEFEVNGAVTDNLQLTFSATRYVARDSDGRFNSFAPQTQLKLFSRYRVPVLPDLTVGGGVNWQNRVYTDVTGPDGETQRLYQGSYPLVDLFAQYHLTKQLAVQANVRNLFDREYYSYLDDSAVYGEPRSVSVSMSYAF is encoded by the coding sequence ATGCTTCTTAATGGCAGGGGTAACTACGGGAAAACGCCCGCACGGGCGATGTATAAACCGTTTTCTTTTTCACTTCTTGCGCTGGCGATGCAGGCCGTGATGCATCCGGCGCAGGCGGCTGAGAACAAAAACGAACAAGAGATGGTGGTCTACGGCGAGGCAAATGCGAGCGCCGATCAGCAACAGGATTACGCGGTGAAAACCACGCGTGCCGGAACGAAAATGCTGCTGGCACCGCGCGATGTCCCACAGTCCGTTAGCGTGGTGACGCGCCAGCGTATTCAGGACCAGAATCTGCAAACCGTCGACGAGGTGCTGACGAATACTACCGGCATTTCGTCGCAGCAATTCGACAGTGAGCGCTCAAGCTATTTTTCTCGCGGCTTTGAAATTACGAATTTCGCCTATGATGAGATCCCGACGTCAATGGGTGACGCATGGAACTTCGGAGATGCGGAGGAAGATACGGCAATTTACGAACGCATCGAAGTGGTGCGCGGCGCAACCGGCCTGATGACGGGTGCAGGCGATCCGGGTGCAACGGTGAACATGGTGCGCAAACGCGCCGGGAGTAAAACCTTCACCGGCAACGTCAGCGCAAGCTACGGTAGCTGGAATAAACAGCGTTACGTGGGCGACGTCTCTGCGCCGCTGAATACCGACGGCAGCCTTCGCGGACGCGTGGTTGCGGGTTATCAGGATCAGGACAGCTGGCTGGATCGGTACGGTAAGCGCAAGAAGTTTCTCTATGGCGTCGTTGAAGCCGACCTTACTGACCACACAACCGCCTCGCTGGGCTGGGATTATCAGCAAACGAATACCGCTAACCCGACCTGGGGCGGTTTACCCAGCCTGTACAGCAACGGCACTCGCACCCATTACGATCGCAACGTCAATACCTCGGCGAACTGGACCGGGTATACCGTCGAGTCGCGTAAAGTGTTCGCTAACCTCACCCACAACTGGGATAACGGCTGGTCATTCCGTTTCAACGGGACCCACGGTGAACAAACCTTTAACGACACGCTGCTTTATATTATGGGCAACCCGGACGCCAGCACCGGCGAAGGGGCATCCGGCTGGGGGAGTAAGGATCGCGGCAAGCGCACCGTGGACTCTTTCGACACTTACGCCAGCGGTCCTTTCGCACTGCTCGGCCGTCAGCATCAGTTGATGGCGGGTGCCAGCTACAGCCGCCAGCATAACGCCACATTCAGTAAAGACGGACCGATGGATAGCGACCAGATCGGTATCTTTAACAATAACTGGAACGGTCGCGTTACTGAACCTGAGTGGGGCGACTGGTATCTGAACTCAGATGATATCGTGCGGCAAAAATCGGCATACACGGCGGCACGCTTCTCGCTGGCTGATCCCCTGTCGCTGATTGTTGGTGCACGCTATACCCAGTACAGTTCTGACGGTAGCAGCGGCGATATGCGTAAATACAACACCACACCTTATGGCGGCCTGGTGTATGACATTAACGACAGCCTTTCCGCTTACGCCAGCTATACCTCGATTTTCGCCCCGCAAACCAAACGCACTAAAGACGGTGCCTGGCTGTCGCCAGTAACCGGGAAAAACTATGAAACTGGTCTGAAAGCTGACTGGATGGATGGTCGCCTGACGACTAACGTTGCTCTTTTCCGCATTGAACAGGAGAACGCGGCGGAGGCCATCAGCGGTGAATTCGTCAACGGTTCCAGCGAACAGGCGTACCGCGCCACAAAAGGTGCGGTGAGCAAAGGCGCGGAATTTGAAGTGAACGGTGCCGTCACCGATAACCTGCAGTTGACTTTCAGCGCCACCAGATACGTTGCCCGTGATTCGGATGGCCGCTTCAACAGCTTCGCCCCGCAGACACAGCTGAAGCTATTCAGCCGCTATCGTGTGCCGGTGCTTCCTGACCTCACCGTAGGCGGTGGCGTTAACTGGCAGAACCGGGTGTATACAGATGTCACCGGCCCGGATGGAGAGACCCAACGCCTGTATCAGGGAAGCTACCCGTTGGTTGATCTGTTCGCACAATATCATCTGACTAAACAGCTGGCGGTGCAGGCTAACGTCAGAAACCTGTTCGATCGGGAATACTACTCTTATCTTGATGACTCCGCGGTTTATGGCGAACCGCGTAGCGTCTCGGTGAGCATGAGCTACGCCTTCTGA
- the yajD gene encoding HNH nuclease YajD has translation MALIPKNYARLESGYREKALKIYPWVCGRCSREFVYSNLRELTVHHIDHDHTNNPEDGSNWELLCLYCHDHEHSKYTEADQYGTTVVAGEDAQKEVGAATYNPFADLKAMIGKKK, from the coding sequence ATGGCTCTGATCCCCAAAAACTACGCGCGGCTTGAAAGTGGCTACCGTGAGAAAGCACTCAAAATCTATCCCTGGGTTTGTGGGCGCTGCTCACGGGAGTTTGTTTATTCAAATCTGCGTGAGTTAACCGTTCATCATATCGACCACGACCATACCAATAACCCGGAAGATGGCAGTAACTGGGAATTATTGTGTCTGTATTGCCACGATCACGAACATTCTAAGTACACCGAAGCCGATCAGTACGGCACCACCGTTGTGGCGGGAGAAGACGCGCAAAAAGAGGTGGGTGCCGCCACGTATAATCCTTTTGCTGATCTGAAGGCGATGATTGGTAAGAAGAAATAA
- a CDS encoding nuclear transport factor 2 family protein, which produces MHNHDDDRQQLNDLMNGWMHRDLGEWEPLRNLFHPDGTIEITWFEGLASEFVNGSMRMGASDLRTKHMIGMPAVTFNDSGNKAILETNAIIIAENVKLNIGCECHNRFYDLAEKREGVWKLFHRQSIYDMGTFTFPFGPVGIDQHIVAKYPREYAALAYLLEQSGFPLGRVFATRGSELEAKMKAGGRRWLSA; this is translated from the coding sequence ATGCATAATCACGATGACGACCGACAGCAGCTTAACGATCTGATGAATGGCTGGATGCACCGCGATTTAGGTGAATGGGAACCGCTACGCAACCTTTTCCACCCAGACGGCACCATTGAAATCACGTGGTTTGAAGGGCTGGCGAGCGAGTTTGTCAATGGCTCAATGCGCATGGGGGCCTCGGATTTGCGCACCAAACACATGATCGGAATGCCCGCAGTGACGTTCAATGACAGCGGTAATAAGGCTATCCTCGAAACGAATGCCATCATCATCGCTGAGAACGTCAAACTGAATATTGGCTGTGAATGCCACAATCGTTTTTATGATCTGGCGGAAAAAAGAGAGGGTGTGTGGAAGCTGTTTCACCGCCAGAGTATTTACGATATGGGCACATTTACGTTCCCGTTCGGCCCGGTCGGGATTGACCAGCACATTGTTGCAAAATACCCGCGTGAATATGCAGCACTGGCTTATTTACTGGAACAGAGCGGATTTCCACTCGGGCGTGTATTTGCCACACGCGGCAGTGAGCTGGAAGCAAAAATGAAAGCCGGGGGCCGTCGCTGGTTGTCTGCCTGA